A genomic stretch from Spongiibacter nanhainus includes:
- a CDS encoding PhzF family phenazine biosynthesis protein: MKYYLVDAFVTERAFSGNPAAICLVDKPLPESVMQSLASEFNLSETAYLEPLREGQWGLRWFTPEVEVDLCGHATLAAAHALWESGVTNSDRIEFATRSGILTVMRQPPSLMMSFPRVATTPVDDTSSLRPIAPGLVNAATAGADMLLELSDQQAVESFLPDLAAIAALPCRGVMVTAAGQHCDFVSRFFAPGVGIDEDPVTGSAHCALADYWSSKLGKTALSARQLSQRGGAIDIELSDSGVTLQGRAVTVATGQVLL; this comes from the coding sequence ATGAAATATTACCTTGTCGATGCCTTTGTGACCGAGCGGGCGTTTTCTGGCAACCCTGCCGCGATATGCTTGGTGGACAAGCCTTTGCCCGAGTCGGTGATGCAGTCTCTGGCCAGCGAGTTTAACCTCTCTGAAACGGCGTATCTGGAACCTTTGCGGGAGGGGCAATGGGGTTTGCGTTGGTTTACCCCGGAAGTGGAGGTGGACCTGTGCGGTCACGCCACCCTGGCGGCCGCCCACGCCCTGTGGGAGAGCGGTGTCACCAACAGTGACCGCATCGAGTTTGCCACCCGCAGCGGCATACTCACTGTAATGCGCCAGCCTCCGTCGTTGATGATGTCCTTCCCCCGCGTTGCGACAACGCCGGTTGATGACACGTCATCTCTAAGGCCGATTGCGCCAGGGCTGGTGAATGCGGCGACTGCGGGCGCTGACATGCTGTTGGAGCTGAGCGATCAGCAGGCGGTTGAGTCATTTTTACCCGACTTGGCTGCTATTGCGGCCCTGCCCTGTCGGGGCGTGATGGTGACGGCTGCTGGCCAGCACTGCGACTTTGTGTCGCGATTTTTTGCGCCGGGGGTCGGCATTGATGAGGACCCGGTCACCGGCTCCGCCCACTGTGCCCTGGCTGATTATTGGTCATCCAAACTGGGTAAAACAGCGCTGTCAGCGCGCCAGTTATCCCAACGCGGCGGTGCCATTGATATTGAATTGTCTGATTCCGGCGTGACCCTGCAGGGGCGGGCGGTGACCGTGGCGACAGGGCAGGTACTGCTGTAG
- a CDS encoding metallophosphoesterase: MLHSKVVCRWLLIGIFASVLAACGGSSSSSSNNGGGDDGGTVDGGAADGGNNNDGGASDDGGSSNGGGSGDGGAGDDGGDDGSVVQEPVVRMILIGDSGSGSDGAYAVGQAIEKVCAARGCDLVLGLGDNIYESGVSSVMDPQFEEKFELPFEPVDLPFYMVLGNHDNSEFFGGDGAGNANGDFQVDYHYRDAEYPDEARLTSRWKMPERNYRFTEGQQSNGQPFIELFGVDSNQVAGGFPDSDENYSYNNYGLAQAQWLKTAMASSQAQWRLVFAHHPYVSNGSHGNAGNYDGIPSFIAPVLAGERYKAFVEETFCDKADFFFAGHDHDLQWLMDTPACGKTEFIVSGAASKTRSIERRDENPVHYEKGDSYGFFWVEFRGDQMTGEVFEVDPNAADLGLGSLADPIPAFARSITQRASVGLPENDGFTSPLLADTKFDVDGESGNLDPVQAQLRDGFAALAENTPEANMAALMAAVGESSVALIEVVDSLLTGLQGAATEQNPELAAAGSARAMQSLLYALQSLQSSIDVAEENGGLPAPFDQLGGIFENFPPDLGGGDDSPEANLRKLTDALNALALNIQGVVDAVEEEGGSVPMVGGALSLLSELLFDVTRTVDAVGNVSVSEVGQVLVSTIDDLLSNLLLKVIPIEEFAPQEVTDAIGLGPAFFSSVLLAVTREVGYLLDNNLIPPLAPIFGALDSLLLTPLLDGLASLSEL; this comes from the coding sequence ATGTTGCATAGCAAAGTCGTCTGCCGATGGTTGTTGATCGGCATTTTTGCGAGCGTTCTGGCCGCCTGTGGTGGCTCGTCAAGTTCTTCATCTAACAATGGTGGTGGCGATGATGGCGGCACCGTAGACGGTGGTGCCGCTGACGGTGGCAATAATAACGACGGCGGTGCTTCCGATGATGGCGGTAGTTCAAATGGCGGCGGTTCTGGCGATGGTGGCGCCGGCGACGATGGCGGTGATGACGGCAGTGTTGTCCAAGAGCCAGTGGTCCGCATGATCCTGATCGGCGACAGTGGCAGCGGCAGCGATGGCGCCTACGCGGTCGGTCAGGCCATCGAAAAAGTCTGTGCCGCGCGCGGCTGTGATTTGGTATTGGGGCTGGGTGACAATATCTACGAGTCGGGTGTGTCCTCTGTCATGGATCCGCAGTTTGAAGAAAAATTTGAGCTGCCTTTTGAGCCGGTGGATTTGCCTTTCTATATGGTCTTGGGCAACCACGACAACAGTGAGTTCTTCGGCGGTGATGGCGCCGGCAATGCCAACGGTGATTTTCAGGTGGATTATCACTACCGCGATGCCGAGTACCCCGATGAAGCCCGGCTGACTAGTCGTTGGAAAATGCCGGAGCGTAATTACCGATTCACTGAAGGCCAACAGAGCAATGGCCAACCCTTTATTGAGTTGTTTGGCGTTGACTCTAACCAGGTGGCCGGAGGCTTTCCGGACAGCGATGAAAACTATTCCTACAACAACTACGGTCTGGCCCAGGCCCAGTGGCTAAAAACCGCTATGGCATCCAGCCAGGCCCAGTGGCGGCTGGTGTTTGCCCACCACCCATACGTATCCAACGGTAGCCACGGCAATGCGGGTAACTACGACGGCATTCCCAGTTTTATTGCTCCGGTGCTGGCCGGTGAGCGCTACAAAGCCTTTGTTGAGGAAACCTTTTGCGACAAGGCAGACTTTTTCTTTGCCGGTCACGACCACGATTTGCAATGGCTGATGGATACACCTGCCTGCGGTAAAACGGAGTTTATTGTCTCCGGTGCCGCCAGTAAGACACGAAGCATTGAGCGTCGGGATGAAAACCCGGTGCACTATGAGAAAGGGGATAGCTACGGCTTTTTCTGGGTGGAGTTCCGCGGTGATCAGATGACGGGAGAAGTCTTTGAGGTGGACCCCAATGCCGCCGATCTCGGCCTGGGTTCCCTGGCGGATCCGATCCCAGCTTTTGCCCGCAGCATCACCCAGCGGGCCTCAGTGGGACTGCCGGAGAACGACGGCTTCACCAGCCCACTGTTGGCGGACACTAAATTCGACGTCGATGGGGAAAGCGGCAATCTAGACCCGGTGCAAGCTCAGTTGCGCGACGGCTTTGCCGCGCTGGCGGAAAACACCCCTGAGGCCAATATGGCGGCGTTGATGGCGGCTGTGGGGGAGTCCTCGGTGGCGCTGATTGAGGTTGTGGATTCGCTGCTTACCGGCCTGCAGGGTGCCGCCACTGAACAAAATCCGGAACTGGCCGCCGCCGGCTCTGCCCGGGCCATGCAATCGCTGCTGTATGCGCTGCAATCTTTACAAAGCAGTATCGATGTCGCTGAGGAAAACGGAGGGCTGCCGGCGCCCTTTGATCAGTTAGGTGGGATTTTCGAAAATTTCCCCCCCGATCTCGGCGGCGGCGATGACAGCCCGGAGGCGAATCTAAGAAAGCTCACCGATGCCCTGAATGCTTTGGCACTGAATATACAAGGTGTGGTGGATGCCGTTGAGGAAGAGGGCGGCAGCGTGCCGATGGTGGGAGGTGCCCTGTCCCTGCTGTCTGAGTTACTATTTGATGTGACTCGCACCGTGGATGCCGTGGGCAATGTGAGTGTTAGTGAAGTGGGGCAGGTCCTGGTTTCCACCATCGATGACCTGTTGTCCAACCTGCTGCTTAAGGTCATCCCGATTGAAGAGTTTGCGCCACAGGAAGTGACCGACGCCATCGGTTTGGGGCCGGCCTTTTTCAGTAGTGTGCTACTGGCTGTGACCCGGGAAGTGGGTTACTTGTTGGACAACAACCTGATTCCGCCGCTTGCCCCAATCTTTGGCGCGCTGGATTCTCTGTTGCTCACACCATTATTGGATGGCTTGGCGAGCCTAAGCGAACTGTAG